In Castanea sativa cultivar Marrone di Chiusa Pesio chromosome 6, ASM4071231v1, a single window of DNA contains:
- the LOC142641625 gene encoding WAT1-related protein At2g39510-like yields MSMESISQLYNKLKPYLAVFLLQLGYAGMAIVSKFALNKGMSQHVYVVYRHAIATVVIFPFAIVLDRKIRPKLTFSVFVKIALIGLLEPVIDQNLFYTGMKMTTATFATAICNVLPAFSFAMAWILGLEKVYLRRLRGLAKVLGTIVTVGGAMFMTLVNGPMLNLPWTRGNGHQESTSSANKQDVIKGALMMLAGCVCWSAFIILQAITLKSYPAGLSLTVLICLMGTLESSILAVAMEWNNPTAWSIHFDSKLLAAVYAGVVCSGFTIYIQGLIMKQKGPVFVTAFNPLSTILVAILGSLILSEIMYLGRVIGAIIIFVGLYLVLWGKSKDQLGLKSDNEKIIPTAQNVAAMDERIMTSNQEFMTINVTSIKSTNGTA; encoded by the exons ATGTCTATGGAGTCCATAAGTCAATTGTATAACAAGCTGAAGCCATATTTGGCAGTATTTCTATTGCAATTAGGCTATGCAGGGATGGCCATAGTTAGTAAGTTTGCTCTAAACAAGGGAATGAGCCAACATGTGTACGTAGTCTACCGACATGCCATTGCCACTGttgtcatttttccttttgCCATTGTCTTGGATAG GAAAATAAGACCAAAGTTGACCTTCTCTGTCTTTGTAAAGATTGCATTGATCGGCTTATTGGA GCCTGTAATAGACCAGAACTTGTTCTACACTGGGATGAAAATGACTACAGCAACTTTCGCAACTGCCATTTGCAATGTTCTTCCTGCCTTTTCATTTGCAATGGCTTGGATTTTAGG TCTTGAGAAAGTATATCTTAGGAGACTGCGTGGCCTGGCAAAGGTATTGGGGACTATAGTCACCGTTGGGGGAGCTATGTTTATGACTCTGGTTAATGGACCTATGTTGAATTTGCCATGGACTCGTGGAAATGGCCATCAAGAATCTACTAGTTCAGCAAATAAGCAAGATGTCATCAAGGGTGCTCTCATGATGCTAGCAGGGTGTGTCTGCTGGTCTGCTTTCATTATTCTTCAA GCAATTACGTTGAAATCATACCCAGCAGGACTTTCCCTTACAGTTTTGATATGTTTGATGGGCACACTGGAAAGTTCCATACTAGCCGTTGCAATGGAATGGAATAACCCCACGGCCTGGTCAATACACTTTGATTCTAAGCTCTTAGCTGCTGTATACGCT GGTGTAGTATGTTCAGGGTTTACCATTTACATTCAAGGCTTGATAATGAAGCAAAAGGGACCTGTTTTTGTGACTGCTTTTAATCCCCTAAGCACAATTCTAGTCGCAATTTTAGGCTCCTTAATTCTGTCTGAGATTATGTACTTAGGAAG GGTTATTGGAGCAATTATCATATTTGTTGGCTTATATTTGGTTTTATGGGGCAAAAGTAAGGATCAACTAGGATTGAAGTCAGACAATGAAAAGATAATACCAACAGCCCAAAATGTGGCTGCTATGGATGAGAGGATAATGACTTCAAATCAAGAATTTATGACCATCAATGTGACAAGTATTAAATCTACAAATGGGACCGCTTGA